A stretch of the Staphylococcus sp. NRL 16/872 genome encodes the following:
- a CDS encoding acetyl-CoA carboxylase carboxyltransferase subunit alpha, whose product MLDFEKPLFDIKSKIESLKESQEKNDVDLQDEIDLLEASLERETKKIYTNLKPWDRVQIARLQERPTTLDYIPHIFDSFIELHGDRNFRDDPAMIGGIGYLNEQAVTVIGQQRGKDTKDNIYRNFGMAHPEGYRKALRLMKQAEKFNRPIFTFIDTKGAYPGKAAEERGQSESIARNLVEMASLKVPVIAIVIGEGGSGGALGIGISNKILMLENSTYSVISPEGASALLWKDSSLAKMAAETMKITAKDLYQLKVIDEVINEPLGGAHNNIEQQAKEIKTAFVKHLDELNKQSAEELVENRFNKFRNIGSYIEN is encoded by the coding sequence ATGCTTGATTTTGAAAAACCATTATTTGATATAAAAAGTAAAATTGAATCTTTAAAAGAATCTCAAGAAAAAAATGATGTAGATTTACAAGATGAAATTGACTTATTAGAAGCATCACTTGAAAGAGAAACTAAGAAGATTTATACAAATTTAAAACCGTGGGATAGAGTACAAATTGCACGTTTACAAGAAAGACCTACTACACTTGATTATATTCCTCATATTTTTGATTCTTTCATTGAGTTACATGGAGACAGAAATTTCAGAGATGATCCAGCAATGATAGGTGGTATTGGTTATTTAAATGAACAAGCAGTAACGGTGATAGGTCAACAACGTGGGAAAGACACCAAAGATAATATTTATAGAAATTTTGGTATGGCACATCCAGAAGGATATCGTAAAGCTTTAAGATTAATGAAACAAGCTGAAAAATTTAATCGTCCGATTTTTACATTTATCGACACTAAAGGCGCATATCCAGGTAAAGCTGCTGAGGAAAGAGGTCAAAGTGAATCTATTGCTAGAAATTTAGTTGAAATGGCTTCACTTAAAGTTCCGGTAATCGCTATTGTTATAGGTGAAGGCGGTAGTGGTGGTGCACTAGGTATTGGAATCTCAAACAAAATATTAATGCTTGAAAATAGTACGTATTCAGTTATTTCTCCTGAAGGTGCATCAGCCTTATTATGGAAAGATAGTTCATTAGCTAAAATGGCTGCTGAAACAATGAAAATCACTGCAAAAGATTTATATCAATTAAAAGTTATTGATGAAGTCATTAATGAACCACTTGGTGGTGCTCATAATAATATCGAACAGCAGGCGAAAGAAATTAAAACAGCATTTGTTAAACATTTAGATGAACTAAATAAACAAAGCGCTGAGGAATTAGTCGAAAATAGATTTAATAAATTTAGAAATATCGGTTCTTATATTGAAAATTAA
- a CDS encoding malic enzyme-like NAD(P)-binding protein, producing MSLRDDALQMHKENQGKLEIMPNVKVTNKEELSLAYSPGVAEPCKEIHEDPRTVYDYTIKRNTVAVVTDGTAVLGLGNIGAAASIPVMEGKAVLFKSFAGINGVPIALDTTDTEEIIKTVKLISPNYGGINLEDISAPRCFEIEERLKKEANIPVFHDDQHGTAIVTMAGLINALRIVDKDLSDIKVVLNGAGAAGIAIVKLLDAYGVRNMIMCDSKGAIYEGRSYGMNATKDFVAKFTNKDKIDGSLEDVIKDADVFIGVSVADLLSKEMVQTMADDAIIFAMANPNPEIKPDDAKEAGAKVIGTGRSDFPNQINNVLAFPGIFRGALETESTNINEDMKKAAVEAIANLIEEDELNPDYCIPGPFDKRVAPSVAREVAKTAMETGVARIDVDPQKVYDKTMKLTDLK from the coding sequence ATGTCTTTAAGAGATGACGCTTTACAAATGCACAAAGAAAATCAAGGTAAATTAGAAATAATGCCTAATGTAAAGGTAACGAATAAAGAAGAATTGAGCTTAGCTTACTCACCTGGTGTAGCTGAGCCTTGTAAAGAGATTCATGAAGATCCTCGTACTGTATATGACTATACTATTAAAAGAAATACAGTTGCTGTTGTAACAGATGGTACAGCGGTATTAGGTTTAGGGAATATCGGCGCCGCAGCAAGCATTCCAGTTATGGAAGGAAAAGCAGTTTTATTTAAAAGTTTTGCAGGTATTAATGGCGTGCCAATTGCCTTAGATACAACTGATACTGAAGAAATTATCAAAACAGTTAAATTAATCTCTCCAAATTACGGTGGCATCAATCTAGAAGACATTTCAGCGCCACGTTGTTTTGAAATCGAAGAAAGATTAAAGAAAGAAGCTAATATTCCAGTATTTCATGATGACCAACATGGTACTGCCATCGTTACAATGGCGGGTTTAATCAATGCTTTAAGAATTGTCGATAAAGATTTATCTGATATTAAAGTAGTACTTAATGGCGCAGGCGCGGCAGGCATTGCCATCGTAAAATTATTAGATGCATACGGTGTTAGAAATATGATTATGTGTGATTCTAAAGGTGCTATATATGAAGGACGTTCTTATGGCATGAATGCGACTAAAGATTTTGTTGCTAAATTTACGAATAAAGATAAAATTGACGGCTCATTAGAAGATGTTATTAAAGATGCAGATGTTTTTATCGGTGTATCCGTAGCAGATTTATTATCTAAGGAAATGGTACAGACTATGGCCGATGATGCTATTATCTTTGCTATGGCTAACCCCAATCCAGAGATTAAACCTGATGACGCTAAAGAAGCTGGCGCTAAAGTAATTGGTACTGGTCGTTCAGATTTCCCAAATCAAATTAATAATGTACTTGCATTCCCAGGTATCTTTAGAGGTGCATTAGAAACGGAATCTACTAATATTAATGAAGATATGAAAAAAGCAGCTGTTGAAGCGATTGCTAATTTAATTGAAGAAGATGAATTAAATCCAGATTATTGTATTCCTGGACCTTTCGATAAAAGAGTAGCACCTTCAGTTGCACGTGAAGTTGCAAAAACAGCAATGGAAACAGGCGTAGCTCGTATTGATGTTGACCCTCAAAAAGTGTACGATAAAACAATGAAATTAACTGATTTAAAATAA
- a CDS encoding metal-dependent hydrolase gives MKLSFHGQSTIYFEGNGKKVIVDPFISGNDNCDLDEQRLDVDYIILTHGHADHFGDVVELANRNHATVIGSAELQGYLSTYHGVENVHGMNIGGKAKFDFGTIKYVQAFHSSSFTHEDGIPVYLGMPMGVIIETEGKTIYHTGDTGLFSDMKLIAERHPVDVCFVPIGDNFTMGIDDASYAINEFIKPKISVPIHYNTFPLIEQNPQEFKDAVTEGEVQILKPGESVEF, from the coding sequence ATGAAACTTTCATTTCATGGTCAATCTACTATTTATTTCGAAGGAAATGGAAAAAAAGTAATTGTAGATCCGTTTATATCTGGAAATGACAATTGTGATTTAGATGAACAAAGATTAGATGTGGATTACATTATCTTAACGCATGGTCATGCTGATCACTTTGGCGATGTAGTTGAGCTTGCTAACCGTAACCATGCTACTGTTATTGGTTCAGCAGAATTACAAGGTTATTTATCAACATATCATGGTGTTGAGAATGTTCACGGTATGAATATTGGAGGCAAAGCGAAGTTTGATTTTGGTACGATTAAATATGTTCAAGCATTCCACAGTTCAAGCTTCACGCACGAAGATGGTATTCCAGTTTATCTAGGTATGCCAATGGGTGTGATTATTGAAACTGAAGGTAAAACAATTTATCACACTGGAGACACAGGTTTATTTAGTGATATGAAATTAATTGCAGAACGCCATCCTGTAGATGTTTGTTTTGTACCAATTGGTGATAACTTTACAATGGGTATTGATGATGCTAGCTATGCAATTAATGAATTTATCAAACCTAAAATTTCAGTACCAATTCACTACAATACTTTTCCATTAATCGAACAAAACCCTCAAGAATTTAAAGATGCAGTAACAGAAGGGGAAGTTCAAATTTTAAAACCTGGTGAATCTGTAGAGTTTTAA
- a CDS encoding DRTGG domain-containing protein — MTKHEQIIAYIESLKIGQKISVRKIAKVMNVSEGTAYRAIKDAGQLGLVTTIDRVGTVRIDKKNREEIENLTFNEILKIIDGEVIGGKNGLSKSVSKFAIGAMELKDVVKYISHQTLLIVGNRPDVQLEALKKGSGVLITGGFKTSQKIIDYANSHNLPILSSNYDTFLVANIINRAMYNQMIRKEILIVNDIVKPINDMTVVFDEMGLEDYKARAKVTGHSRFPVVDKNWKLVGIITSKETIHMQVGDTVSKVMTKRPINVELTTTVASCAHLMIWEGIEILPVTTKNRKAIGVITRDDVLKAMQLLGRQPQIGETINDQIAKHITITQNDITVEISPLLTNQYGTLSKSVFVAIIEETIKHELRKFKKVDVMIESLNIIYIKTVPIETFINVSYNMLDVGRNFAKLEVAMMSGNERVANAMIIVQMFEDF; from the coding sequence ATGACTAAACATGAACAAATAATAGCGTATATTGAATCGTTAAAAATCGGACAAAAAATTTCAGTTCGAAAAATTGCGAAGGTAATGAATGTATCTGAAGGCACTGCTTATAGAGCCATTAAAGATGCAGGTCAATTAGGGTTGGTAACTACGATTGATAGGGTAGGCACCGTACGCATTGATAAGAAAAATCGTGAAGAAATTGAAAATTTAACGTTTAATGAAATTCTTAAAATTATCGATGGTGAAGTTATCGGTGGCAAAAATGGTTTGAGTAAAAGTGTGTCCAAATTTGCGATAGGCGCAATGGAACTTAAAGATGTCGTTAAATATATCAGTCATCAAACATTGCTTATTGTAGGAAACCGTCCTGATGTCCAATTAGAAGCTTTAAAAAAAGGTAGTGGTGTACTCATTACAGGAGGGTTCAAAACCTCTCAAAAAATAATCGATTATGCCAATAGTCACAATTTACCAATTCTATCTTCAAATTATGATACATTTTTAGTGGCCAATATCATAAATAGAGCAATGTATAATCAAATGATTCGAAAAGAAATATTAATCGTAAATGATATTGTTAAGCCTATTAATGATATGACCGTTGTCTTTGACGAAATGGGTCTTGAAGATTATAAAGCACGGGCGAAAGTTACAGGCCACTCGCGCTTTCCAGTAGTGGATAAAAATTGGAAACTAGTGGGTATAATTACTAGTAAAGAGACTATTCACATGCAAGTTGGGGACACTGTGAGTAAAGTGATGACGAAACGACCTATTAATGTTGAATTAACAACCACTGTAGCGAGTTGTGCGCATCTTATGATTTGGGAAGGTATCGAAATTTTACCAGTAACTACTAAAAATAGAAAAGCAATTGGGGTAATTACAAGAGATGATGTACTAAAAGCGATGCAATTACTTGGTCGACAACCTCAAATTGGAGAAACAATTAATGACCAAATTGCTAAACATATTACAATCACCCAAAATGACATTACTGTTGAAATTTCTCCATTATTAACTAATCAGTATGGCACATTAAGTAAATCAGTATTTGTAGCCATTATTGAAGAAACGATTAAACATGAACTACGTAAATTTAAAAAAGTAGACGTAATGATAGAAAGTTTAAATATTATTTACATAAAAACTGTACCTATTGAAACCTTTATTAATGTTTCATATAACATGTTAGATGTCGGCCGAAACTTTGCAAAATTAGAAGTTGCTATGATGAGTGGTAACGAGAGGGTGGCCAATGCTATGATTATTGTCCAAATGTTCGAAGATTTTTAA
- a CDS encoding Xaa-Pro peptidase family protein: MTKIDEITKALHNENADAAWITTPLNVFYFTGYRSEPHERLLAVLITASGEKTLYCPKMEVEEAKASSFDGKIIGYLDTENPFDIEPHSFSKLLIESEHLTVKRQRELTENFNVTEYGDIDQTIKNLRNIKNNDEINDIKKAAELADKCIEIGVNFLEVGVSEREVVNHIENEIKKFGVSEMSFDTMVLFGDHAASPHGTPGDRTLNDNEYVLFDLGVIYNHYCSDMTRTVKFGTPSDKAQEIYNIVLEAETEAIQSIQAGVPLNEIDKVARDIISNAGYGDYFPHRLGHGLGLEEHEYQDVSSTNNNKLEVGMVITIEPGIYVPGVAGVRIEDDILVTEDGYEILTHYEK, encoded by the coding sequence ATGACTAAGATAGATGAAATTACTAAAGCGTTACATAACGAAAATGCTGATGCCGCATGGATTACAACTCCACTTAATGTCTTTTATTTTACAGGTTATAGAAGTGAACCTCACGAAAGATTATTAGCAGTGTTAATTACTGCCTCAGGCGAAAAGACACTTTATTGTCCTAAAATGGAAGTTGAAGAGGCTAAAGCGTCATCTTTTGACGGTAAAATCATTGGTTACTTAGATACAGAAAATCCATTTGATATAGAACCCCATTCGTTTAGCAAATTATTAATCGAAAGTGAACATTTAACTGTTAAACGTCAACGTGAACTTACTGAAAATTTCAATGTCACTGAATATGGTGACATTGATCAGACGATTAAAAATTTAAGAAATATTAAGAATAATGATGAAATTAATGACATTAAGAAAGCAGCTGAGTTAGCTGATAAATGCATTGAAATTGGCGTTAATTTCTTAGAAGTTGGCGTTTCAGAACGAGAAGTTGTTAATCATATTGAAAATGAAATTAAAAAGTTCGGTGTGAGTGAAATGAGTTTTGACACTATGGTTTTATTCGGTGATCATGCCGCTTCTCCTCATGGGACACCAGGTGATCGAACATTAAATGATAATGAATATGTTCTGTTCGATTTAGGTGTTATTTACAATCATTACTGTAGTGATATGACGCGTACTGTAAAATTTGGAACACCTTCAGACAAAGCTCAAGAAATTTATAATATTGTGTTGGAAGCCGAAACAGAAGCGATTCAATCAATTCAAGCGGGTGTGCCATTAAATGAAATTGACAAAGTTGCACGTGATATCATCTCAAATGCTGGTTATGGTGATTATTTCCCTCACCGCCTAGGTCATGGTTTAGGACTTGAGGAACATGAATATCAAGATGTTTCAAGTACAAACAATAACAAGTTAGAAGTAGGCATGGTCATTACTATTGAACCTGGCATTTATGTACCCGGCGTAGCGGGGGTTCGTATCGAAGATGATATATTAGTGACTGAAGATGGTTATGAAATTCTAACTCATTATGAAAAATAA
- a CDS encoding bifunctional oligoribonuclease/PAP phosphatase NrnA yields the protein MVEIFNEIMRKIEEAETIIIHRHVRPDPDAYGSQLGLKLYLEHKFPEKNIFAVGESEVSLEFIGSLDEIADEVYEEALVIVCDTANAPRIDDQRYGDGRGLIKIDHHPAIDQYAEINYVNTEASSTSEIIFDFITHFNDVNIIDTDVARVLYLGIVGDTGRFMFNNTTPHTMEVASQLLKFPFDHNVELNKMAEKDPKVMPFQGYIFQNFELSEDHAFCQVRITKEILEEYQLLPNEASQFVNTVADIQGLKIWVFAVDEGDQIRCRVRSKGIVINDVANQFGGGGHPNASGVSVYSWEEFDKLAEALRQKL from the coding sequence ATGGTAGAAATATTTAATGAAATTATGCGAAAAATTGAAGAAGCGGAAACGATTATTATTCATAGACACGTACGTCCAGATCCGGATGCTTATGGTTCTCAACTTGGATTGAAGTTATATTTAGAACACAAATTTCCAGAAAAAAACATTTTTGCCGTAGGAGAATCTGAAGTGTCCCTTGAATTTATTGGAAGTTTAGATGAAATAGCGGATGAGGTTTACGAAGAGGCGCTAGTGATTGTTTGTGATACGGCCAATGCTCCACGTATTGATGACCAAAGATACGGGGATGGTAGAGGATTGATTAAAATTGACCACCATCCAGCGATAGACCAATATGCAGAAATCAATTATGTGAATACTGAAGCGTCCTCTACGAGTGAAATAATATTTGATTTTATTACGCATTTTAATGATGTTAATATTATTGATACTGATGTGGCACGTGTTTTGTATCTAGGTATAGTAGGCGATACTGGCAGATTCATGTTTAATAATACAACACCACATACGATGGAAGTAGCGAGTCAATTATTAAAATTCCCATTCGATCATAATGTAGAACTAAATAAAATGGCGGAAAAAGATCCTAAAGTGATGCCATTCCAAGGTTATATCTTCCAAAACTTTGAGTTGAGTGAAGATCATGCATTTTGCCAAGTGAGAATTACTAAAGAAATCTTAGAAGAATATCAATTATTACCAAATGAAGCATCTCAATTTGTAAATACTGTAGCTGATATTCAAGGGTTAAAAATTTGGGTGTTTGCTGTTGATGAGGGAGATCAAATAAGATGTCGTGTACGTTCTAAAGGCATCGTTATTAATGATGTAGCAAATCAATTTGGTGGAGGTGGTCACCCGAACGCGTCAGGTGTCTCTGTTTATAGTTGGGAAGAATTTGACAAGTTAGCAGAAGCATTACGCCAAAAATTATAA
- a CDS encoding universal stress protein — MYKHILLGVDTHLKNEKALKEVSKLAGEDTVVTILNAIGEQDAQASIKAGTHLDELTDKRSEELEKTRNILDDYGIKYDQIIVRGNPKDELVKHANSGKYEIVVLSNRKAELQKKFVLGSVSHKVAKRATIPVLIVK, encoded by the coding sequence ATGTATAAACATATATTATTAGGTGTCGATACTCATTTAAAAAATGAGAAAGCGTTAAAAGAAGTATCAAAATTAGCAGGTGAAGATACGGTAGTTACGATTCTTAATGCAATTGGAGAACAAGATGCTCAAGCTTCTATCAAAGCAGGTACACATCTAGATGAATTAACTGATAAACGTAGCGAAGAACTTGAAAAAACACGCAATATTTTAGATGATTATGGCATTAAATATGATCAAATTATAGTTCGAGGCAATCCTAAAGATGAACTTGTAAAACATGCCAATAGCGGTAAATACGAAATCGTTGTATTAAGTAACCGTAAAGCAGAGCTTCAAAAGAAATTTGTACTTGGTAGTGTAAGCCATAAAGTAGCTAAACGTGCAACTATTCCAGTATTAATTGTTAAATGA
- a CDS encoding DNA polymerase III subunit alpha, whose amino-acid sequence MVAHLNIHTTYDLLYSSLKIDDVVKKAQQNGYEALAITDTNVLYGFPKFYDACIEYNIKPIFGMTIHLSNGLYTIETVLLARNNEGLTALYQLSSAIKMKDKDLVPLEWLHKYSANLAIIFKDAKKEHQGIINEFINNEATYINHTSEVSFYNLKVVWIKNARYLNPEDIDTIPALEAIKNNTKLDLVSDVENIEEHFFSKEELQKIQLADEIWNNTSELAKQCKANIEYHQDLLPKFETPTGESSKDYLWSILQQKLQEFNLHQDERYESRLNHEYEIITDMGFEDYFLIVSDLIHYAKTHDVMVGPGRGSSAGSLVSYLLGITTINPIQYHLLFERFLNPERVTMPDIDIDFEDTRRERVIHYVQEKYGEHHVSGIVTFGHLLAKAVARDVGRIMGFDDITLNEISKLIPHRLGITLEVAYQNDDFKQFVHRNHRHEKWYEISRKLEGLPRHTSTHAAGIIINERPLYNYVPLTTGDTGLLTQWTMTEAERLGLLKIDFLGLRNLSIIHQIVTQVKKDMNIDIDIEKIPMDDKKVFTLLSNGNTTGIFQLESEGVRKVLIRLQPEHFEDIVAVTSLYRPGPMEEIPTYISRRHKQSEIQYLHPDLEPILKSTYGVIIYQEQIMQIASKFASFSYGQADILRRAMSKKNRTVLENERQNFINGAVQNGYDEKISKQIFDLILKFADYGFPRAHAVSYSKIAYIMSYLKVHYPNYFYANILSNVVGNESKTATIIDEAKSQNLNILPPDINKSHWFYKATESNIYLSLGAIKGVGYQSVKSIVDERYQNGDFKDFFDFARRIPKRIKTRKLFEALIFVGAFDTFGKTRATLLTAIDQVLDGVSDVAHDDFLFDMLTPKQTYQDKEELNDQMISNYEKEYLGFYISNHPVEKLFNKKQYLGIFTLKHHTNFLPILVQIDRIKQIRTKNGRNMAFLTLNDGRNMMDGVIFPEKFKHYETDLKENELYVVSGKFEKRNEQIQLIVNQLITINEYEEKHIKKAKRIIIRNVKELEEIQQHLSFNKENDIEVLIYNEASNETTSLGFIKRDREYLSHFINLFEPRDIRIV is encoded by the coding sequence ATGGTTGCACATTTAAATATTCATACAACGTATGATTTATTATATTCCAGTTTAAAAATCGATGATGTTGTTAAAAAAGCGCAACAAAATGGTTATGAGGCGTTAGCGATAACTGATACAAATGTTTTATATGGCTTCCCTAAATTTTATGATGCTTGCATCGAATATAATATTAAACCGATATTTGGTATGACGATTCACCTATCAAATGGCCTATATACCATTGAAACTGTGTTGCTTGCTCGAAATAATGAGGGATTAACCGCTCTATATCAATTATCTTCTGCCATTAAAATGAAAGACAAAGATCTTGTGCCATTAGAATGGCTACACAAATATAGTGCGAATCTTGCCATCATTTTTAAAGATGCCAAGAAAGAACATCAAGGCATTATAAATGAATTTATTAATAATGAAGCAACATATATTAATCACACAAGTGAGGTATCGTTTTATAATTTAAAAGTGGTTTGGATAAAAAATGCTAGATATCTTAATCCGGAAGATATTGATACGATACCTGCTCTAGAGGCCATTAAGAATAATACGAAGTTAGATTTAGTAAGTGATGTTGAAAATATTGAAGAACATTTTTTCTCCAAAGAAGAACTACAAAAGATACAATTAGCTGATGAAATCTGGAATAACACCTCAGAGCTTGCAAAACAATGTAAAGCTAATATTGAATATCATCAAGATTTATTACCTAAATTTGAGACTCCTACTGGCGAAAGCTCTAAAGACTATTTATGGTCAATATTACAGCAAAAACTACAAGAATTTAATTTACATCAAGACGAACGCTATGAGAGTCGCTTAAACCATGAGTATGAAATCATAACGGATATGGGATTTGAAGATTATTTCTTAATTGTAAGTGACTTAATTCATTACGCGAAAACGCATGACGTTATGGTAGGACCAGGTCGAGGATCCTCAGCTGGTTCACTGGTAAGTTATTTGCTTGGAATTACTACGATCAACCCAATTCAATATCATTTGCTTTTTGAACGATTCTTAAATCCTGAACGTGTAACGATGCCAGATATTGACATAGATTTTGAAGATACTAGACGTGAAAGAGTAATACATTACGTTCAAGAAAAATATGGAGAACATCATGTATCGGGGATTGTTACATTTGGCCATTTGTTGGCGAAAGCTGTAGCTAGAGATGTAGGGCGTATCATGGGGTTTGACGATATAACTTTAAATGAAATTTCTAAACTTATTCCTCATCGATTGGGTATCACTTTAGAAGTTGCATATCAAAACGATGATTTTAAACAATTTGTTCATCGTAATCACCGTCATGAAAAATGGTATGAAATCAGTCGTAAATTAGAAGGATTACCTAGACATACTTCTACTCATGCAGCAGGGATTATTATCAATGAAAGACCACTTTATAATTATGTGCCTTTAACAACAGGGGATACAGGTTTATTAACTCAATGGACGATGACTGAAGCGGAACGATTAGGCTTATTGAAGATTGACTTTTTAGGGTTACGAAATCTTTCAATTATTCATCAAATTGTTACACAAGTTAAGAAAGATATGAATATCGATATTGATATTGAAAAAATTCCTATGGATGATAAAAAAGTATTTACACTACTTTCTAATGGAAATACAACAGGTATCTTTCAATTAGAATCAGAGGGAGTTAGAAAAGTACTTATCCGACTTCAACCAGAACATTTTGAGGATATTGTCGCAGTCACTTCGTTATATAGACCAGGCCCAATGGAAGAAATACCTACATATATTTCAAGAAGGCATAAGCAAAGTGAAATTCAATATTTGCATCCTGATTTAGAACCCATTTTAAAGAGCACGTATGGTGTCATTATTTATCAAGAGCAAATTATGCAAATCGCTAGTAAGTTTGCGAGCTTCAGTTACGGTCAAGCAGATATTTTGCGCCGAGCAATGAGTAAAAAAAATAGGACAGTATTAGAAAATGAACGTCAAAATTTTATAAACGGCGCAGTGCAAAATGGATATGATGAAAAGATTAGTAAGCAAATTTTTGATTTGATACTTAAATTTGCTGACTATGGTTTCCCAAGAGCACATGCTGTTAGTTATTCAAAGATTGCCTATATCATGTCTTATCTTAAAGTACATTATCCTAATTATTTTTATGCAAATATACTTAGTAATGTAGTAGGTAATGAAAGTAAAACAGCAACAATTATTGATGAAGCTAAAAGTCAAAACTTAAATATTTTGCCTCCAGACATTAATAAAAGTCATTGGTTTTATAAAGCTACAGAATCTAATATATATTTATCGCTTGGTGCAATTAAAGGTGTAGGTTACCAAAGTGTTAAATCTATCGTAGATGAACGTTATCAAAATGGTGATTTTAAAGACTTTTTTGACTTTGCTAGAAGAATACCTAAACGAATTAAAACACGTAAATTATTTGAGGCATTAATATTTGTAGGTGCATTTGATACTTTTGGCAAGACAAGGGCTACATTATTGACGGCGATTGATCAAGTATTAGATGGAGTTTCAGATGTAGCACATGATGATTTTTTATTTGATATGTTGACGCCTAAACAAACTTATCAAGACAAAGAGGAACTCAATGATCAAATGATTAGCAATTATGAGAAAGAATATTTAGGATTTTATATTTCAAATCATCCTGTAGAAAAATTATTTAATAAAAAACAATACTTAGGTATTTTTACACTTAAACATCACACGAATTTTCTACCGATTTTAGTTCAAATAGATAGAATTAAGCAAATTCGAACTAAAAACGGTCGAAATATGGCTTTTTTAACGTTAAATGATGGCCGTAATATGATGGATGGAGTAATCTTTCCTGAAAAATTTAAACATTATGAAACAGATTTAAAAGAAAATGAACTTTATGTTGTGTCTGGTAAATTTGAAAAAAGAAACGAACAAATTCAACTGATTGTTAACCAGTTAATTACTATTAATGAGTATGAGGAAAAACATATAAAAAAAGCAAAGAGAATTATTATTAGAAATGTAAAAGAGCTTGAAGAGATACAACAACATCTTTCATTTAACAAAGAAAATGATATAGAAGTACTGATTTATAATGAAGCATCTAATGAAACGACTTCACTAGGATTTATTAAAAGAGATAGAGAATATTTAAGTCATTTTATTAATCTCTTTGAACCTAGGGATATTAGAATTGTATAG
- the accD gene encoding acetyl-CoA carboxylase, carboxyltransferase subunit beta, which translates to MFKDFFNRSSKKKKYLTVQDSKQNEVPAGIMTKCPKCKKIMYTKELSENLNVCFNCDHHIALPAYKRIEAISDEHSFKEFDKGMTSANPLDFPGYQEKIEKDQKKTDLKEAVVTGTAQLEGIKYGVAVMDARFRMGSMGSVVGEKICRIIDYCTEHRLPFILFSASGGARMQEGIISLMQMGKTSVSLKRHSDAGLLYISYLTHPTTGGVSASFASVGDINLSEPKALIGFAGRRVIEQTINEKLPDDFQTAEFLLEHGQLDKVVHRKEMKATLAQILKMHQEVKPNA; encoded by the coding sequence ATGTTTAAAGACTTTTTTAATAGAAGTAGTAAGAAAAAGAAATATTTAACAGTACAAGATTCAAAACAAAATGAAGTACCTGCAGGGATTATGACTAAATGTCCTAAATGTAAAAAAATTATGTATACAAAAGAATTATCAGAAAATCTAAACGTATGCTTTAATTGTGATCATCATATTGCATTACCTGCATATAAAAGAATTGAAGCAATTTCAGATGAACACAGCTTTAAAGAATTTGATAAAGGAATGACATCTGCTAATCCTTTAGATTTCCCTGGGTATCAAGAAAAAATTGAAAAAGATCAAAAGAAAACTGATTTAAAAGAAGCTGTCGTTACCGGTACTGCACAATTAGAAGGCATTAAATATGGCGTAGCTGTTATGGACGCACGTTTCAGAATGGGTAGTATGGGTTCTGTCGTTGGTGAAAAAATTTGTCGTATTATTGATTACTGTACAGAGCATCGTTTGCCATTCATATTATTCTCAGCTAGCGGTGGCGCGAGAATGCAAGAAGGTATCATTTCATTAATGCAAATGGGTAAAACCAGCGTGTCTTTAAAACGTCATTCTGATGCTGGATTACTATATATTTCTTACTTAACTCATCCGACAACAGGTGGTGTATCAGCAAGTTTTGCTTCTGTAGGGGATATTAACTTGAGTGAACCCAAAGCTTTAATTGGCTTTGCTGGTCGCAGAGTAATTGAGCAAACAATTAATGAGAAATTACCAGATGATTTCCAAACTGCTGAATTTTTATTAGAGCATGGTCAATTAGATAAAGTTGTACATCGTAAAGAAATGAAAGCGACACTTGCTCAAATTTTAAAAATGCACCAAGAGGTGAAACCGAATGCTTGA